Proteins from a single region of Sinorhizobium meliloti:
- a CDS encoding GntR family transcriptional regulator yields the protein MYSHHEAKLGWGSSLGDKAYKALKNIVVNCHAPPGTRLDATAISTVLNMSATPVRDALIQLEIEEYIARFPGSGYYTRKLDPKRLSDEFGVTRTILQEAIRGKLDELHRRLPILQTTPRWNDYELAREFLEVFYKQITEALNNERMLYYVRESNIRTRYVRWLDVQRPGRLSCIRDDMSELLELLDKRDKNGAIANVDRQFSAIINTVPDLVLQGNDRAGNMKESWLGTLSSFAVES from the coding sequence ATGTATAGTCACCACGAAGCTAAACTAGGATGGGGCAGTTCCTTGGGCGATAAAGCCTATAAGGCATTAAAGAATATTGTCGTCAATTGTCATGCGCCCCCTGGTACGCGACTCGATGCTACTGCAATCAGCACGGTCCTAAATATGAGCGCTACCCCGGTGCGAGATGCATTGATTCAACTCGAAATCGAAGAGTACATCGCGCGATTCCCCGGAAGTGGCTACTACACTAGGAAGCTGGATCCAAAGCGACTCTCAGATGAATTTGGTGTTACCAGGACAATCCTCCAGGAGGCCATCAGAGGAAAGCTAGATGAGCTTCATAGGCGGTTGCCGATTCTTCAAACGACTCCCAGATGGAACGACTATGAATTGGCCAGGGAGTTCCTCGAGGTATTTTACAAACAGATTACAGAGGCTTTGAACAACGAAAGAATGCTATACTACGTGCGTGAGTCCAACATTCGGACGAGATACGTTCGTTGGTTGGACGTGCAACGGCCGGGGCGCCTCTCATGTATCAGAGATGATATGAGCGAGCTTCTGGAGCTTCTTGATAAGCGAGACAAGAATGGGGCGATCGCAAATGTTGATCGGCAATTCAGTGCGATAATCAACACTGTTCCCGATCTTGTGCTGCAGGGCAATGATCGTGCCGGGAATATGAAAGAGAGCTGGTTAGGCACATTGTCGTCGTTTGCGGTTGAGAGCTGA
- a CDS encoding tyrosine-type recombinase/integrase, with protein sequence MSIANDLVRPLRAFMHERGRKSHEEQPLFVGTHCERLTRLGATHIVRRVVAAATRIRPELASKSVSPHVLRHTLATTLLQSGVDLLTNQAWLGHAQVDTTHRYAAAEVEMTRRGLDKAGVAGSQPARLQPKDTLLRLLRPSETEQLCGTQAGTRPGNAALRATRPHNLIRHISTDHASEPPAPEAPRRESHSVESQTLTPVPIGNGFTAAPPVRAGSEAAPQRRHRVPRSHGDHWR encoded by the coding sequence GTGTCGATTGCCAATGATCTGGTCAGGCCGCTGAGGGCGTTTATGCACGAGCGGGGCCGCAAGTCACACGAGGAACAGCCGCTCTTTGTTGGCACACATTGCGAGCGCCTGACGCGCTTGGGCGCGACGCATATCGTGCGGCGGGTGGTTGCCGCGGCTACCCGCATCAGGCCGGAATTGGCGTCCAAGTCCGTTTCGCCGCATGTCCTGCGACACACGCTGGCCACGACACTTCTGCAATCCGGTGTGGACCTGCTGACCAACCAGGCCTGGCTCGGCCACGCGCAGGTGGACACGACGCATCGCTACGCGGCAGCCGAGGTCGAGATGACGCGGCGCGGCTTGGACAAGGCGGGCGTTGCCGGCAGCCAGCCGGCTCGGCTCCAGCCGAAGGATACCCTGCTGCGATTGCTGAGGCCATCTGAGACGGAACAATTATGTGGCACCCAAGCAGGCACCCGGCCGGGAAACGCAGCACTGCGAGCGACGCGGCCACATAATCTCATCCGACACATATCAACGGACCATGCTTCAGAACCTCCTGCACCCGAAGCGCCAAGGAGGGAAAGCCACAGCGTCGAAAGCCAGACCTTGACCCCTGTTCCCATCGGAAACGGATTCACCGCAGCGCCTCCAGTCCGCGCAGGATCCGAAGCAGCGCCTCAACGTCGACATCGCGTCCCACGATCACACGGCGACCATTGGCGCTGA